ATATCACCTTTACTTCTGTTTGGCTATGAGATGAGTTGAATCATATTGGCAGGTGTGGGAAATCGAAATAGCAGAAATAGCATTCCTTTACCTACTGAATTAAGTTAATTATGGAACGTCCGATTTACCCATCCTTATTATTGGGAATCCTTGGTAGTTGCACCCATTCTCTTAAAGTTAAGCTTTTACTGATGATTTCTGTTGCCGTTTGCCCTTGAGCATCGAACCAGTACCTATTGCACCTAAAGCTAGCAAGCCCAAAGCAGAAGCAGGTTCTGGAACGTCCTTTTTACTATCGCTGAGGCGAAATTCACCCATCGCAAAACCCTCCGCTCCAGAGGGAGCAGCGATCGTGATAGAAGATATTAGGTCTGTACCGGTCGTATAAAAGCCGAAATACTTGCCACCCACATTACCTTGCAAACCTTGAGTAAGAGTTTCACTAACGCCGCCAAAGGCTTTTACCGTAAGATTGAACACAATGGGTGCCAATGAGTTCGTCTCTACAATAAAGTCGAACGCAGAAACAGGCTTCGCAAAGGAGAAAGTCGTAGTGTTAGACCCTCCGTTAAAGTACACCGCGCTTCCGTTGTTAAAGCGCGAGCCTTGCAATTTAGCCCAATCAGTACCTACGTAGGCTTTATAAACCGTGTTGCTGAAGCTTATGGTGTTAGACGGCGACGAGATTTGATTGACAGGAGTAAACCCTCCAGGGACGGCTGGGTTATTGGAAAAGCTCACCATATTGAAACCCAGGTTAGATAAAGTGTTCTCTCCCCCTGTACCCCACCTTCCCGCATCGCCCACCGCAAACA
This Leptolyngbyaceae cyanobacterium DNA region includes the following protein-coding sequences:
- a CDS encoding PEP-CTERM sorting domain-containing protein, yielding MATSTLNKKFSKLVIGAAAIAAGTAFASAGTANAAMFAVGDAGRWGTGGENTLSNLGFNMVSFSNNPAVPGGFTPVNQISSPSNTISFSNTVYKAYVGTDWAKLQGSRFNNGSAVYFNGGSNTTTFSFAKPVSAFDFIVETNSLAPIVFNLTVKAFGGVSETLTQGLQGNVGGKYFGFYTTGTDLISSITIAAPSGAEGFAMGEFRLSDSKKDVPEPASALGLLALGAIGTGSMLKGKRQQKSSVKA